The following proteins are co-located in the Colius striatus isolate bColStr4 chromosome 6, bColStr4.1.hap1, whole genome shotgun sequence genome:
- the PRDM11 gene encoding PR domain-containing protein 11 isoform X4, producing the protein MMEIEPNLSSFEFSGDRKLQREKSEKNVENQEDMRGPLQLVTFKQGKSPYKRSCDEGESHPQTKKKKIDLIFKDVLEASLESARFGENQLATSTPLSIRRTSKYQAQDIFERCGSAMQHGSLNLSRHRGEGEWKVPHGSSFSSVKEMGILEDEEEEPLSLTADSPTELSLASAQGNSHEMPTTSFCPNCIRLKRKIRELQAELDMLRSGKLPMRPVLSSQVPELQEYSDPTASESIISVPTIMEDDDQEVDSADESVSNDMIAATDEPSKMSSATGRRIRRFKQEWLKKFWFLRYSPTLNEMWCHVCRQYTVQSSRTSAFIIGSKQFKIHTIKLHSQSNLHKKCLQLYKLRMHPEKTEEMCRNMTLLFNTAYHLALEGRPYYDFRPLAELLRKCELKVVDQYMNEGDCQILIHHIARALREDLVERIRQSPFLSIILDGQSDDVLADTVAVYVQYTSSDGPPATEFLSLQELGFSTTDSYLQALDRAFSSLGIRLQDEKPTIGLGVDGANVTASLRANLFMTIRKTLPWLLCLPFMVHRPHLEILDAISGKELPCLEELENNLKQLLSFYRYSPRLMCELRVTAATLCEETEFLGDIRAVKWIIGEQNVLNALIKDYLEVVAHLKDVSGQTQRADASAIALALLQFLMDYQSIKLIYFLLDVIAVLSRLAYVFQGEYLLVSQVDDKIEEAIQEISRLADSPGEYLQEFEENFRESFNGIAVKNLRVAEAKFQSIREKICQKTQVILAQRFDSRSRTFVKACQVFDLAAWPRSTDELMSYGKEDMVQIFEHLETVPSFSREVCREGMDTRGSLLMEWRELKVDYYTKNGFKDLLSHICKYKQRFPLLNKIVQILKVLPTSSACCEKGRNALQRVRKNNRSRLTLEQLSDLLTIAVNGPPIASFDCKRALDSWFEEKSGNSYALSAEMLSRMSSLDQKPVLQSMDHGSEFYPDL; encoded by the exons ATGATGGAAATTGAGCCAAACCTATCGTCTTTTGAATTCTCAG GAGACAGAAAGCTGCAGAGGGAAAAGTCAGAAAAGAATGTGGAAAATCAAGAGGACATGAGGGGGCCGCTCCAGCTCGTCACCTTCAAGCAAGGGAAGAGCCCCTACAAACGCAGCTGTGACGAGGGGGAATCCCACccccaaacaaagaaaaaaaagattgacCTCATCTTCAAAGATGTCCTGGAGGCTTCCTTGGAGTCAGCCAGATTCGGAGAGAACCAGTTAGCAACGAGTACGCCGCTTTCCATCAGAAGGACGTCTAAATACCAGGCGCAAGACATCTTTGAGAGGTGTGGCAGCGCCATGCAGCACGGCTCCCTGAACCTCAGCAGGCACCGGGGCGAGGGGGAATGGAAGGTCCCCCACGGTTCCTCTTTCAGCTCAGTCAAAGAGATGGGCATCCTCgaagatgaggaagaggagcCTCTGTCACTCACAGCAGACAGCCCGACCGAGCTGTCGCTGGCCTCTGCGCAAGGCAACTCCCACGAAATGCCCACCACCTCGTTCTGCCCCAACTGCATCCGCCTGAAGAGGAAGATCCGGGAGCTGCAGGCCGAGTTGGACATGCTGAGATCCGGGAAGTTACCCATGCGACCCGTCCTCTCGTCCCAGGTACCTGAGCTCCAAGAGTACTCGGACCCCACAG ctTCAGAAAGCATCATCTCTGTTCCCACCATCATGGAGGACGATGACCAAGAGGTGGATTCTGCCGACGAATCGGTTTCCAATGACATGATTGCTGCTACAGACGAGCCTTCCAAGATGTCTTCTGCTACGGGCCGGAGGATACGTCGGTTCAAGCAAGAGTGGCTTAAAAAGTTTTGGTTTCTGCGGTACTCCCCGACCTTGAATGAAATGTGGTGCCACGTGTGTAGGCAGTACACGGTGCAATCCTCTCGGACTTCAGCCTTCATCATTGGCTCAAAACAGTTCAAGATACACACGATAAAGCTTCACAGCCAGAGCAACCTCCACAAGAAGTGCCTGCAGCTTTACAAGCTCAGGATGCACCCAGAGAAGACGGAAGAGATGTGCCGAAATATGACCCTGCTCTTCAATACAGCCTACCACTTGGCCCTGGAGGGCAGGCCCTACTACGACTTTCGGCCTCTGGCAGAACTACTGAGAAAGTGTGAGCTCAAGGTGGTGGATCAATACATGAACGAGGGAGACTGCCAAATCTTAATCCACCATATCGCCCGGGCCCTTCGAGAGGACCTGGTGGAGCGCATCCGACAGTCTCCCTTCCTCAGCATCATCCTGGACGGGCAGAGCGACGACGTGCTCGCAGACACGGTCGCGGTTTATGTGCAGTACACGAGCAGCGACGGGCCGCCGGCCACGGAGTTCCTGTCTCTCCAGGAGCTGGGCTTTTCTACAACTGACAGTTACCTCCAAGCGTTAGACAGGGCTTTTTCCAGCCTGGGAATACGGTTGCAAGACGAGAAGCCAACTATTGGCTTGGGAGTCGATGGTGCTAACGTTACAGCCAGCCTGAGAGCCAACTTGTTCATGACAATCAGAAAGACCTTGCCCTGGCTTCTCTGCCTGCCCTTTATGGTGCACAGGCCGCATTTGGAAATTTTGGATGCAATCAGTGGGAAGGAACTGCCGTGCCTGGAGGAGCTAGAAAACAACTTGAAGCAACTGCTCAGTTTCTATCGTTACTCTCCCCGGCTGATGTGCGAGCTGAGGGTCACTGCCGCCACTCTGTGCGAGGAGACCGAGTTCCTAGGGGACATTCGGGCAGTGAAGTGGATCATTGGGGAGCAGAACGTGCTCAACGCTCTAATCAAAGATTACCTGGAGGTCGTGGCCCATCTCAAGGACGTCAGCGGCCAGACCCAAAGGGCGGACGCTTCTGCCATCGCCTTGGCTCTCCTGCAGTTCCTGATGGACTACCAGTCCATTAAACTCATCTACTTCCTGCTGGATGTGATCGCGGTGCTCTCCCGCCTCGCCTACGTCTTCCAAGGGGAGTACCTTCTTGTGTCGCAGGTGGATGACAAGATAGAGGAGGCCATCCAGGAGATCAGCCGGCTGGCAGACTCACCCGGGGAGTACCTGCAGGAGTTTGAGGAGAACTTCCGTGAAAGCTTTAATGGCATTGCTGTGAAAAACCTACGGGTGGCTGAAGCCAAATTCCAGTCCATCAGAgaaaagatctgccagaagacCCAGGTGATCCTAGCCCAAAGGTTCGATTCCCGTAGCCGGACATTTGTGAAGGCCTGTCAGGTGTTTGACCTTGCAGCTTGGCCCAGGAGCACCGATGAGCTGATGAGCTACGGGAAGGAGGATATGGTACAGATATTTGAACACCTGGAGACAGTCCCGTCGTTTTCCAGAGAGGTTTGCAGGGAGGGGATGGACACCCGGGGGAGCCTGCTGATGGAGTGGCGAGAACTCAAGGTGGATTATTATACCAAAAACGGTTTTAAAGACTTGCTCAGtcatatttgtaaatacaaaCAGAGATTCCCCCTCTTAAATAAAATAGTTCAGATCCTCAAAGTCCTCCCCACCTCCTCGGCCTGCTGTGAGAAGGGGCGGAACGCCCTGCAGAGAGTGCGCAAAAACAACCGCTCTCGGCTCacgctggagcagctcagcgACCTTTTGACCATCGCCGTTAACGGGCCGCCCATCGCCAGCTTCGACTGTAAAAGGGCACTAGATAGCTGGTTCGAGGAGAAGTCGGGCAATAGTTACGCGCTGTCGGCTGAGATGCTGAGCAGGATGTCGTCTCTCGATCAGAAGCCCGTGTTGCAGAGCATGGACCACGGCTCTGAGTTTTACCCCGACCTTTAG